In Procambarus clarkii isolate CNS0578487 chromosome 36, FALCON_Pclarkii_2.0, whole genome shotgun sequence, one DNA window encodes the following:
- the LOC138371564 gene encoding uncharacterized protein, whose product MNFFCGESLKASSSNASSLKVSSSNASSLKASSSNASSLKVSSSNASSLKVSSSNASSLKASSSNASSLKASSSNASSLKVSSSNASSLKVSSSNASSLKASSSNASSLKASSSNASSLKASSSNASSLKASSSNASSLKASSSNASSLKASSSNASSLKASSSNASSLKASSSNASSLKASSSNASSLKASSSNASSLKASSSNASSLKASSSNASSLKASSSNANY is encoded by the exons ATGAACTTCTTTTGTGGTGAGAG TCTGAAGGCATCAAGCAGTAACGCATCAAGTCTGAAGGTATCAAGCAGTAACGCATCAAGTCTGAAGGCATCAAGCAGTAACGCATCAAGTCTGAAGGTATCAAGCAGTAACGCATCAAGTCTGAAGGTATCAAGCAGTAACGCATCAAGTCTGAAGGCATCAAGCAGTAACGCATCAAGTCTGAAGGCATCAAGCAGTAACGCATCAAGTCTGAAGGTATCAAGCAGTAACGCATCAAGTCTGAAGGTATCAAGCAGTAACGCATCAAGTCTGAAGGCATCAAGCAGTAACGCATCAAGTCTGAAGGCATCAAGCAGTAACGCATCAAGTCTGAAGGCATCAAGCAGTAACGCATCAAGTCTGAAGGCATCAAGCAGTAACGCATCAAGTCTGAAAGCATCAAGCAGTAACGCATCAAGTCTGAAGGCATCAAGCAGTAACGCATCAAGTCTGAAGGCATCAAGCAGTAACGCATCAAGTCTCAAGGCATCAAGCAGTAACGCATCAAGTCTCAAGGCATCAAGCAGTAACGCATCAAGTCTGAAGGCATCAAGCAGTAACGCATCAAGTCTCAAGGCATCAAGCAGTAACGCATCAAGTCTCAAGGCATCAAGCAGTAACGCATCAAGTCTGAAGGCATCAAGCAGTAACGCCAACTACTGA